From the Peromyscus leucopus breed LL Stock chromosome 8b, UCI_PerLeu_2.1, whole genome shotgun sequence genome, one window contains:
- the Mrpl10 gene encoding LOW QUALITY PROTEIN: 39S ribosomal protein L10, mitochondrial (The sequence of the model RefSeq protein was modified relative to this genomic sequence to represent the inferred CDS: inserted 1 base in 1 codon) yields MAAAVAGRLRGGLPPRAAWLPTLQTVRHGSKAVTRHRRVMHFERQKLMALTEYIPPKPAVNPRCLPPPPKPPKEESGLIQLLRRDIAAVFRDNRMIAVCQNVAMSAEDKLLLRHQLRKHKILIKVFPNQVLKPFLEDSKYQNLLPLFIGHNLLLVSEEPKVKEMVRILKSVPFLPLLGGCVDDTILSRQGXVDYAKLPSLDLLQGELVGGLTRLMAQTRCLLQHQPSQLTSLLDQYLRQQQQEEKSATSAAGQSATGEPRPPDPAPDS; encoded by the exons ATGGCTGCGGCGGTGGCGGGGAGGCTCCGAGGAGGTCTCCCGCCCCGGGCGG CTTGGCTGCCCACCCTCCAGACTGTGCGCCACGGCTCCAAGGCTGTGACCCGCCACCGTCGCGTCATGCACTTCGAGCGGCAGAAGCTGATGGCTCTAACTGAGTATATTCCTCCTAAGCCTGCCGTCAACCCTCGATGCCTGCCACCTCCTCCCAAACCCCCCAAGGAG GAGTCAGGACTTATCCAGCTCCTGCGTCGGGATATAGCAGCAGTTTTTCGAGATAACAGAATGATAGCTGTCTGCCAGAACGTGGCCATGAGTGCAGAGGACAAGCTTCTCCTGCGGCACCAGTTGCGGAAACACAAGATCTTGATAAAAGTCTTCCCCAACCAG GTCCTGAAGCCTTTTCTAGAAGATTCAAAATACCAAAACCTGCTACCCCTTTTTATTGGGCACAATCTGCTACTGGTCAGTGAAGAGCCCAAGGTCAAGGAAATGGTTCGGATCTTGAAGAGTGTTCCTTTCCTGCCACTGCTGG GTGGCTGTGTTGATGACACCATTCTCAGCAGGCAGG TTGTGGACTATGCCAAGCTGCCCAGCCTGGACCTGCTGCAAGGGGAGCTGGTAGGAGGGCTTACTCGCCTCATGGCCCAGACCCGCTGCCTGCTTCAGCACCAGCCTTCCCAGCTGACCTCCCTGCTGGATCAGTACctcagacagcagcagcaggaggagaagTCTGCCACGTCAGCCGCTGGCCAGTCAGCCACTGGCGAGCCGCGTCCTCCTGACCCCGCTCCAGATTCCTAG
- the Lrrc46 gene encoding leucine-rich repeat-containing protein 46 → MPGGEQEAKNAAQGTEEGEVCITEALITKRNLTFPEDEDLSEKIFCTLDELETVRLDREGITSIRNLECLRNIHSLYLQSNKIQRIENLACITSLRFLSLAGNQIRQVENLLDLQYLQFLDLSDNLIDVLKLDELPQSLLILNLCGNACTNQNGYRKMVIGALPLLLDLDKQPILERWTSEDDDDEESLDDEEEFPELKGPFCTEQRFFKDLDQELQQHQERRQQAVLAEHLSRMEIRPVLTDLPQLPAVPMAGDCSPEVATQPGKEAAPRATSSTQTSSSQTSSSTKKPVPKSQKSSVPARKGAPAATASKTSPTAAPSMTKTTAKRNTK, encoded by the exons ATGCCAGGAGGCGAGCAGGAAG CTAAGAACGCTGCCCAGGGTACAGAGGAAGGCGAAGTCTGCATTACCGAAGCCCTGATCACCAAGAGGAACCTGACCTTCCCTGAGGATGAAGACCTGTCAGAAAAGAT CTTTTGTACACTGGATGAACTGGAGACTGTGCGCCTAGATCGGGAAGGGATTACTTCTATCAGGAATTTAGAGTGCCTCCGGAATATTCACAGCCTCTACCTGCAGTCG AATAAGATCCAGCGAATTGAGAACTTGGCATGCATCACCTCTCTGCG CTTCCTGTCTCTGGCAGGAAACCAAATCAGGCAGGTGGAAAACCTCCTTGACCTCCAGTACCTCCAGTTTCTGGACCTTTCTGACAACCTGATAGACGTGCTAAAGCTAG ATGAGCTCCCCCAGAGCCTTCTCATCCTCAACCTGTGTGGAAACGCCTGCACCAACCAAAATGGCTACag GAAGATGGTGATAGGGGCCCTGCCGCTGCTCTTGGACCTAGACAAGCAGCCTATATTGGAGCGCTGGACCtcagaggatgatgatgatgaggaatCCTTGGATGATGAGGAGGAATTTCCGGAGCTGAAGGGCCCGTTCTGCACAGAGCAAA gaTTCTTCAAGGACCTGGACCAGGAACTGCAGCAGCATCAAGAGCGAAGGCAGCAGGCGGTCCTGGCAGAGCACTTGTCCAGGATGGAGATCCGGCCTGTCCTCACTGACCTGCCCCAGCTGCCTGCAGTGCCCATGGCTGGGGACTGCAGCCCTGAGGTCGCCACGCAGCCTGGGAAAGAGGCGGCCCCTCGGGCCACCTCCTCCACCCAGACCTCCTCTTCCCAGACCTCCTCTTCTACCAAGAAACCAGTTCCCAAGAGCCAGAAAAGCTCTGTCCCGGCAAGGAAGGGGGctccagcagccacagcctcCAAGACCTCTCCGACGGCAGCCCCCAGCATGACAAAAACTACAGCCAAAAGGAACACGAAGTAG
- the Scrn2 gene encoding secernin-2 isoform X1 produces the protein MASSSPDTPCSCDCFVSVPPASAIPAVIFAKNSDRPRDEVQEVVFIPAGTHTPGSRLQCTYIEVEQVWKTHAVILSRPAWLWGAEMGANEHGVCIGNEAVWTKEPVGEGEALLGMDLLRLALERSGTAQEAVHVIAGLLERYGQGGSCREDPVPFCYHNTFLLADRTEAWVLETAGRLWAAQRIQGGARNISNQLSIGADISAEHPELRSHAKAQGWWTGQGPFNFAEVFSLAQQPVRMEAAKARFRAGCELLQQQQGSITAEGMMGILRNRESGICMDSGGFRTTASMVSVLPQDPTKPCVHFLTATPDPSRSVFKPFIFEVGVAQAPQVLSPTFGAQDPVRILPRFQTRVDRRHLLYRGHQAALELMEDKQDQRKQIRQKQQILEQEGLEVLRGLLTGDQTLPPQGLGSLFQAFVEKEHQAYA, from the exons ATGGCCTCCTCGAGCCCGGATACCCCTTGTTCCTGCGACTGCTTTGTCTCTGTGCCCCCGGCCTCAGCCATCCCGGCTGTGATCTTTGCAAAGAACTCGGACCGCCCCCGAGATGAGGTGCAGGAGGTGGTGTTTATTCCAGCAGGCACTCACACCCCTGGGAGCCGGCTCCAG TGCACCTACATCGAGGTGGAACAGGTGTGGAAGACACATGCTGTGATTCTGAGCCGCCCTGCCTGGCTGTGgggggctgagatgggagccaATGAACATGGTGTCTGCATTGGCAATGAAGCAGTGTGGACCAAAGAGCCTGTTGGGGAGGGGGAAGCCCTCCTGGGTATGGATCTACTCAG GCTGGCTCTGGAACGGAGCGGCACTGCCCAGGAGGCCGTGCACGTGATCGCAGGCTTGCTGGAACGCTACGGGCAGGGGGGCAGCTGCCGGGAGGATCCTGTGCCCTTCTGCTATCACAACACCTTCCTGCTGGCTGACCGCACAGAGGCCTGGGTGCTGGAGACAGCTGGGAGGCTGTGGGCTGCTCAGCGGATCCAGG GGGGTGCCCGGAACATTTCTAACCAGCTGAGCATCGGCGCCGACATCTCAGCAGAGCACCCCGAGCTCCGAAGCCACGCCAAGGCCCAGGGGTGGTGGACCGGACAGGGCCCCTTTAACTTTGCAGAGGTCTTCTCCTTGGCCCAGCAGCCTGTGCGGATGGAAGCTGCCAAGGCCCGCTTCCGGGCTGGGTGTGAGCTGCTGCAGCAACAGCAAG GAAGTATCACGGCAGAGGGGATGATGGGCATCCTCAGGAACAGGGAGAGCGGCATTTGCATGGACTCCGGGGGCTTCCGCACCACGGCCAGCATGGTGTCGGTCCTGCCCCAGGACCCCACAAAGCCCTGTGTCCACTTCCTCACTGCTACGCCAGACCCGTCCAG GTCGGTATTCAAGCCCTTCATCTTTGAAGTCGGGGTGGCCCAGGCCCCCCAGGTGCTGTCTCCCACTTTTGGAGCCCAGGACCCTGTTCGGATCCTCCCCCGATTCCAGACTCGGGTGGATCGTCGACACTTACTCTATCGTGGACACCAGGCAGCCCTGGAGCTGATGGAGGATAAGCAG GATCAGAGGAAACAGATCCGGCAGAAGCAGCAGATCCTGGAGCAGGAAGGCCTGGAGGTTCTCCGAGGACTCCTTACTGGTGACCagaccctccctccccagggGCTGGGCAGCCTCTTCCAGGCCTTTGTGGAGAAGGAGCACCAGGCCTACGCTTAA
- the Scrn2 gene encoding secernin-2 isoform X2: MASSSPDTPCSCDCFVSVPPASAIPAVIFAKNSDRPRDEVQEVVFIPAGTHTPGSRLQCTYIEVEQVWKTHAVILSRPAWLWGAEMGANEHGVCIGNEAVWTKEPVGEGEALLGMDLLRLALERSGTAQEAVHVIAGLLERYGQGGSCREDPVPFCYHNTFLLADRTEAWVLETAGRLWAAQRIQGRSLVWSLPPRGNLDVPRGCPEHF, translated from the exons ATGGCCTCCTCGAGCCCGGATACCCCTTGTTCCTGCGACTGCTTTGTCTCTGTGCCCCCGGCCTCAGCCATCCCGGCTGTGATCTTTGCAAAGAACTCGGACCGCCCCCGAGATGAGGTGCAGGAGGTGGTGTTTATTCCAGCAGGCACTCACACCCCTGGGAGCCGGCTCCAG TGCACCTACATCGAGGTGGAACAGGTGTGGAAGACACATGCTGTGATTCTGAGCCGCCCTGCCTGGCTGTGgggggctgagatgggagccaATGAACATGGTGTCTGCATTGGCAATGAAGCAGTGTGGACCAAAGAGCCTGTTGGGGAGGGGGAAGCCCTCCTGGGTATGGATCTACTCAG GCTGGCTCTGGAACGGAGCGGCACTGCCCAGGAGGCCGTGCACGTGATCGCAGGCTTGCTGGAACGCTACGGGCAGGGGGGCAGCTGCCGGGAGGATCCTGTGCCCTTCTGCTATCACAACACCTTCCTGCTGGCTGACCGCACAGAGGCCTGGGTGCTGGAGACAGCTGGGAGGCTGTGGGCTGCTCAGCGGATCCAGGGTAGGAGTCTAGTGTGGAGCCTGCCTCCGAGAGGGAACCTAGACGTCCCCAG GGGGTGCCCGGAACATTTCTAA